One Pseudomonas sp. MM213 genomic window, CCTAAGCGATTACCTAACTCACTGAGACTTCTGGAAGTTATTGCACCATCTTTGGCGTCCCCGGCGACCACATCAGCCGCCAGGGAGATGTGAGTCATACTACGGTTTACTTCCTCGGCCACAGCGGTCTGCTCTTCGGATGCGCTGGCGATCTGAGCGTTCATGTCGTTAATTGTATAAATCAGTTGGCTGATGGCATCCAGCGACAATCCCGCCTGGTTTGCCAGTTCCCCTGTTGTTCGGCCTGTTTCGCTGGAGCGGCCCATCGTGATCATGGCATCTTGGGTACCTTTTTGAAGCAGGCTGATCATCCCATGGATTTCCTGGGTGCTCTTTTGCGTACGGCTGGCCAAGGCTCGAACTTCGTCGGCGACCACTGCAAAACCACGACCCGCATCGCCGGCCCGTGCTGCTTCAATGGCGGCGTTCAAAGCCAATAGATTGGTTTGCTCCGCAATAGAGCGAATGACGTCAACTACACCGGCAATCAACTGCACGTCCTTGTTCAAGCTGTCCAAAGACGAGCTACTTTGTCCTATTTCCTCGATCAACGAATGAATGCTTTCGATGCTTTTGTTGACGACATCTCTTGCCTGCCCACCTACATCGCTGGTTTCTCGTGCTGCTTGCGAAGCACCTTGGGCACTGACGGAAACCTGATGCGCAGCCGTGGACATTTCATGAATGGCTGTCGCCACTTGATCAGTCTCTTGGCGCTGACGATCCATGGCCTGCTCTGAGCGCTGTGCCTGGGCCGACATATCTTCGACCAGTGCCGTCAGTTGCCCGGTCATCTCCACGATTTGACGCACAAGGTTATGAATTTTTTCCACAAACAAGTTGAACGAGTGAGCCAAATCGCCCAGCTCATCGTTGCTCGAAACTGGCAGGCGGTGTGTCAGGTCGCCATCTCCAGCGGCGATGTCGTCCAGGTTCTTCTTGATGGCCAGTAAAGGTTTCACAATGCTGTTTCCTAGCCAAATGCCAATCAGCGCCACAAGGAGCAGCACGCAAACGGCGAGGAAAAGGATGTACGCGGTGTACTGACCGATGCGCTCATAGCGCTCACTGGCGATGGCCTGTACCTGAACTTCAAGATCATCCAGATTCACTTGCGTGCCCACGATCAAGTCCCACTTCTCCAGATAAACGGTGTAACCGAGCTTGGGCGTAGGTTTCGGGCTGACGGGGGTTTGCCAGTCGTACCGGAAAAAATGTGTCCCCGTCTTGGCCGCTTCAACCAGCCCTCGAATCACATACACGCCGTTGGTATCTTTGCTATCAATAAAGCTCTTGCCGATATCGGTGTTCAGGTTGGCGGAGAACACTCGAACAGACGAAGAGTCATAGCCGTAAAAATAGTTTTGTTTAGCGAAACTCAGCGTTCGCAGAATCTTCACAGCCTGATCCCGAGCGTCGGAATCCCCATTTTTGGAAGCGTCGTATATGGGCTGAATCGACGCTTGGGCAATTTCCATATAGTGCTTCAGTGAAGTTTTTCGCTCATTGATCAAGAGGTCGCGCGTCTGCTCAACCTCCTCGGATGCCAGCTTTTGCAAAACCCAAAAAGTAATGCCGCTGATCACTGCAGCCAGCAAAAGGCCAGGGATGATCGTCAGAAGGATGACTTTGCTACGAAGACTTAGCGTCACGATGAGTTTCGCCTCACTCAAGAGATTTTATTTTTATCCACCCATTTTTATCTCGGCCAAGGCTGGCTCGACGACGCATAAAAGGAGGGAAGCTTTTAGGTTGGAGCGGTTGAGCCTGGAGCGATTTAAGGCCTTCTTTTTTTAAAAATGCTGTTAATGATCGAACGATCAATAGTAGTCTACGCTCAGCTTAAACGGCTTGTCGATGGCCGGTGAGGACGATGGCTGAGTCACCCTCAAGCCAGGTGCTGATATTGGAGATGAGCAGGCGCGATGCAGAAAGGTGGGTGCCGGCAATGAGGTATCTCGCTCAATTGCGCGCCATTGATTCAAGAGGGGGACGTTGACTACGCCGCGCATCTTTTGCGCAGGACGCAACGTGACGTTGCGTCCTGCCCATATTCTCTCGAGGGGGAGTGCCGCCTATTTTGTTGACCTGACAAACAGTAAAGCGAGTGACCTTTCATTGGAAAGTCACCGCTGTCGAACTTCAGGAGTCTATGGCATGGGCGTTTCTACAAGTGGTACAGCAACGACGATACAAAAAGCTTCAATGACCAGAGGGCTGGTGCTTCTGTTTGCATTTTGTTGCGGTGCCATCGTGGCCAACATCTATTACGCACAACCGATCATCAGCTTGATTGCCCCGGATATCGGTATGTCGAGTGGCCACGCGAGTCTTATTGTTTCGCTGACTCAGATTGGTTATGCACTCGGATTGTTTTTCCTGGTGCCCTTGGCGGACCTGGTCGAAAACCGCCGACTGATGATAGCGACGATCGTGATTACGATCTTCAGTCTGGTCGCCGCTGGTTTAGCCCGGCAGCCGAGCGTATTTCTTGTCGTATCGGCACTCATCGGTTTCAGCTCGGTCTCCGTGCAAATGCTTATTCCATTGGCCGCGCATCTGGCTCCGGAAGAGTCTCGCGGCCGAGTGGTTGGCGGGATCATGGGAGGCTTGCTGCTGGGGATTTTGCTTGCGCGGCCGCTGTCGAGCCTGATTGCTGATCATTTGGGCTGGCGGGCAGTGTTTATCGGGGCTGCTGCCTTGATGCTCATCATCTCCATAGTGATCGGCATGACCATGCCCAAATGGCAGCCAGCCCATCGTGCGTCGTATGGTCAACTGCTGATGTCCCTTGGACAATTGTTTTGCCGCGAACCCGTATTACGTCAGCGAGCGCTTTATCAAGGGCTGATGTTTGCATCGTTCAGTTTGTTCTGGACCGCCGTACCGCTGGTGTTGAGTCGTGAGTTCGGCCTCACGCAAAGTCAGATTGCGATGTTTTCTCTGGTCGGCGCCATCGGTGCAGTCGCTGCACCTATCAGTGGTCGACTCGCTGATGCAGGGCACACTCGACGAGCCTCACAGTTGGCCATGGTGCTGGGCGTGGTGAGTTTCCTTCCAGCCTTCATTAATCCCTTTTACGGTGTGATTGGTTTGGCTGTCACCGGTGTTGCTCTGGACTTTGCTGTGCAGATGAACATGGTACTTGGCCAACGAGCCGTCTACGCCTTGGGCACCGCCAACAGAGGCCGCCTGAATGCGTTGTACATGATCAGTATCTTCGTTGGCGGTGCAATCGGTTCCTCGGTGACCAGTTCGCTTTATGAACATGCCAGCTGGTTGGCGATTGCAGCGGTGGGAAGCGCCTTGTCGCTGGTCGCTCTGATCGCCTTCTCGATTGTTTCTCATCGAGCCGGGCAGGTTCACTGAGTCGATCGGTCGCTGGAACGCGCAATGCCCAAGATGAGAACGGGGATAGTCGAGGAGTGTCATGGACAAGTTGCTCGCATTGAAAATGTTCGTCCAGGCTGTGGATTCGAAGGGCTTTTCTTCCGCCGCTCGACAGTTGGGCCTGGCGACGTCTTCCGTGACCCGGATGATCGACGGGCTTGAGGCTGAGCTGGGCGCTGTCCTGCTTAACCGTTCCACGCGGCAAATCTCATTGTCAGATGCCGGGGCCGCCTACTACTTGAAAGCGCGGGAGGTGTTGAACGCTGTAGCCGAAGCGGATGCTTCGGTCACTGACCGTGGGGAAGTCCCCGCAGGGCATCTTCGTATTTCCGTACCCGTGGCGCTGGGACGTCGTCTGATTGCGCCGCATATCGCCGCGCTTTTGAAGCGTTACCCGCAACTCGTGTTGGACATGACGCTTTCTGACGACATTGTTGAGTTGTTGGGTGAGCGCGTCGATCTATCGATCCGGTTGGGCTCCGCAGCCGCAATGGACGGTGTAGTCAGTCGTCCTGTCGGTCATTTCAGCCGTAGGGTGGTTGCCAGTTCCGAGTACCTGAATGTGCATGGTTTCCCCGAACATCCTATGGACCTCATGCAACACGAATGCATGCGCTTTAGTTATGGCCAAAAGCAACAGGTTTGGAGTTTCTTAAAGTCCGGTGAGAAGACTCGAGTCCCTATTGAAGGCCGCTTTAAAAGCAACAATGCGGAGGTTTTGCGCGAGGTCGCGCTGGCGGGCGGAGGGGTGGCCCTTTTACCTGATTGGCTCGTCAACGATGATATTGGTAGCGGTCACCTGACGTCATTGTTCGAGTCTTTTGTTGTCAATCCGAACGACGCGAGTTCGGTTATCTCTGCGCTGTATCTCCCCAATCATCGCGGCTCCAGGCGCGTCAATGCATTTATCGATTTCATCAGCGAGTTGCTCGGGCCTGAGGGCTTGCCAGTGAGCTGATCTCGTTACCGTTGCTTAATTTTAAGCGTTGGATTTCTACGTAATGGACCACTTTCGCTGTGTAGATACAGCAGATCCGGGAGGCTTGAATGAGCGCCGCAACATTGCATTACGTGTACGACCCGTTCTGTGGCTGGTGCTATGGAGCGGCACCAATGATCACGGCGGCCACCACGATTCCTGGCCTGGAAATTCAGGCTCATGGTGTAGGCATGTTATCGGGAGACAAAAGCAAGTTTGTGTCGGGTGAATGGCGCGATTTTGTTCGTCCTCACGAAGCTCGGATTACCGCGTTCAGCAAACAAACCTTCGCAGACGCTTACGTCCAGGGCGTACTCGACCATGAAAACGTTTACCTGGACTCTTCACCGCCCATTGCAGCCATGATGACGGCTCAACAGCTGTCAGGACGCGGCATTGAAATGCTCAAGCGTTTGCAAGTCGCGTACTACCAGGAGGGACGGGCCATAGCTGAGCGAGGGGTGATTGCCGACATTGCCGGCGAGCTTGGCTTTGAATCAGATAGGTTTATGGCGGCTTTTGATTCGGTCACCGCAGACTCATTGCAGGATCATCTTGAGCGCAGCAACGGGATGCTGGAAGCCCTGAATGCGCGTGGCTTTCCAGCATTTGCGCTGGAAATCGATGGCGAGATGGAAGTGTTGGCCATGGGGCATTATTTAAGTCGACCCACATTGTTCAAGACGGATATTGAAAGCCGCCTGGCCAAATAGGTGTGGTTCATAGCCAGCACATTCTTTTGTTTTGTATGATGCCTGAATGAAGCTCTAGTGAGGCGTTATGCAAGACTCAAAAAATGTGGACGAGAACGAGCCAGGCAAGTCAAAGGACTCCGCAAGCCTCGTCAAATCGACGACTCGACGCCTTTCGCCAGAGGTCAGGGAAAAGCAGATTGTGCAGAAAGCCATCGAGCATTTTGCGACGTGCGGATTCTCGGGGAGCACCCGTGAGCTGGCGCGACAACTTGATGTTACCCAGCCTTTACTCTATCGATATTTCCCTAGCAAAGAGGCGCTGATAGATCGCGTGTACGACGAGGTGTACCAGTGGGATACCTCGTGGGAAGCGATGATCAAGGATCGCTCGGAACCCCTTCAGTCTCGTCTGGTTCGTTTCTATACCTCATACGCAGGGGTGATTCTGCGGCGGGAATGGATTCGTATCTTCGTTTTCGCCGGGCTGACACGTGAAGGTATCAACGATCGGTATCTCGCCAAATTGCGTGAGCGAGTCTTCATTCCTGTCATCGCAGAGATTCGCCATGCTCATGGATTGGCACCCTCCTCAGGCGAAACGATCAATGACAAAGAGCTGGAATTGATCTGGAGTTTGCATGCCAGCATTTTCTATATCGGCGTGCGCAAATGGATTTACGATCTTCCAGTAACTGAGGACATTGATGCGCTGATCGAGCAGATGGTCGATGCATTCCTTAACGGCAGTCCCCACGTATTGCAACAAGTCGATAACGACCTCGGCGAGAAGCCTGGCTTGAATTGACCGGCTTCAATTTGAGTTGGTTTTTCTGCTTTACCCGCCCGCTGATCTTTTGCTTTGCCTCTCTTTTTTGTCGACCACTCATCACCTGTTTCAGTCTTCAGCTGATCAGGTGGTAGGGGGCGTACGCATGTCATTTTGCCCTGAAAAGCCCTTTCCCAACGCTTGAAACCCGCTTCCCCTTTGCGTCGCCATGACGTGGTCCAGGCCAGTCCTCAAAAATTTGACCCATCGGCTATTTACTTCAATTTCGTCAGGACGTATTGTTTATCGAGTGATAAATAAATACAAAAAACGTTGGAGGCACCATGCAAGTCCTGAAGCTCGCTCATTACTCGATCCGGTCGTTCGACCTGGAGAAGTCCAGCCGATTTTATGAAAGGGTGCTCGGTTTTACCCCTGGCTATCGACCGCCGTTCGATTTTCCTGGCGTTTGGTTGTACATGGGAGGAGATGAGGAGGACTTTGGCACGGTCCACATTATCGGGATTGACCCTTCCAACCCCGAAGGTCTGAAGAACTACCTCGGCGATAAAGAAATCCCGCTGACAGGCACTGGAACCGTTGACCACATTGCCTTTCTGGTAACTGGCCTGGTTGCATTCTGGAGCGTCTTCAAGGCCGAAGGCATTGCCTGGCGTGATCGCACCGTTCCGAGCCTCGGCCTGCATCAGGTTTTCATCGAAGATCCGTCAGGTGTCACCATCGAGCTCAATTTTCCAGCCTCCGAGATTGAAGCGGTTGGTTCTTACGCCTCCCATGTAGCTGACACTGTGGGAGAGCGGCCATGATCAATACGTTGAATAAATCCCGCGCTATTGTCGTGGGCGGTTCGCTGGGTGGCCTGTTTGCAGCAAATATGCTGTTACGCAAAGGTTGGGATGTTGAGGTTTTCGAACGTGTTCCGGATGAACTCGCTGGACGAGGCGCCGGGATCGTTACACACCCTGAATTGTTCGAGGCGATGGCCGCTGCGGGAATTCCCCTCGATGCATCTGTCGGTATCAATGTGCTTTCGCGTGTCACGTTGGCCCAGGATGGCGATGTGGTACTTGAAAACGCGCTCCCTCAGACGTTGACCGCGTGGGGGAAAATGTACCAGGTTCTTCGCGCCGCATTTCCGGACTCGCTGTACCGCTGCGGTGGTAGCGTCATCTCGGTTGAAAGCACTGACACGCATGCCAGCGTCACGTTGGCCGATGGCACAACTCATCAAGCGGACGTCATTATTGCCGCTGATGGATTTCGGTCGACAATCCGCCAGCATTTTTTACCTGACGTACACCTGCAATACGCTGGATATATCGCATGGCGTGGGTTAGTCGATGAAAGTGCTCTATCGGACTCTGCCCACGCAGCGCTATTCGATAAATTCGCTTTTTGTTTGCCGCCACACGAGCAGATCCTGGGGTATCCAGTTGCCGGGCACTCCAACAGCACTCTTGTAGGCGAACGCCGTTATAACTTCGTGTGGTACCGCACCAGTGACGACGACGATTTGCGCGATTTGTTGAGGGACGAAAGCGGGAAACAATTTGAAGGTGGAATTCCTCCGGCGCTGATACGCCGTGATGTGCTCGACACTATGTACCAGTCCGCCGAGACATTACTTGCCCCGCAGTTCGCCGAAGTTGTAAAGAAAGCCGCGCAACCGTTATTCCAGCCCATTTACGACCTGGAAGTACCGAAGATGAATTTCGGGCGTGTCGCTTTGCTCGGCGACGCGGCATTTGTGGCGCGTCCCCATTGCGGAATGGGTGTTACCAAGGCCGCCGGTGATGCGTTGGCAATCGTCGAAGCACTTGAGCGACATGCATCCGTCGAAGAGGCACTGGCGGACTATAGCGAGCAACGCTGTCGTTTCGGGGCGTCGATTGTTCAGCATGCCAGGCATTTGGGTGCGTATATGCAGGCGCAACTGAAAAGCGAGGAAGAGCGCGAAATGGCTGAGTTGTACCGAACCCCGGAAGCCGTAATGCGCGAGACAGCGGTGCCCGTGAAGTTTTAATACAGCGAAAAGCCCTTTGCAGGAGACAACCATGGAACATGCATATCCGCAAGACGGTGGCTCGGCCCTGTCCGCTGAACAGGTTGATAACGCTATTCAAAACCCGATTCTCGAAAATCCGGAGTTTCGTGCTTTGGTAAAACAGCGACGGATATTTTCGTGGAGTATGACTGCCCTGATGCTGGCAGTTTATTTCGGATTTATTCTTTCTCTAGCCTTTATACCGGCCCGTTTGGGTACACCTATCATCGAAGGGCAACCGATGACATGGGGCGTGCCAATTGGCTTTGGAATGCTCGCCTTCACGATTCTTCTCGTTGCTGTCTACGTATGGCGAACTAATACCTGCTACGACCCTAAAATAAAAACAATCATCAGGAGCTTCAACAAATGAAGCGTCTACTTATTGCAGTCTCAGCCATCCTGGCTTCGGTAGCGGTATACGCTGCCGACGCTCCGGGCACAGTCCACAAACATAACCCCATTGCCATCGGCATGTTTCTAGCGTTTGTTATTTTTACTCTGTTTGTCACACGATGGGCCGCACGCAAAAACAATAGTGTTGCCGATCACTATGCCGCAGGCGGAAAAATTACCGGCTTCCAAAATGGTTGGGCCATCGCCGGAGACTATATGTCCGCGGCGTCTTTGCTGGGTATCTCCGCGTTGGTGTTTACCAGCGGTTTTGATGGACTGATCTACTCAATCGGTTTCCTTGCAAGCTGGCCGATCATTCTGTTCCTGATTGCCGAACCATTACGCAATCTAGGTCGCTACACGCTGGCGGACGTACTGTCCTATCGCCTGAAACAACGCCCCATAAGAGCGTTTGCGGCGTCCAGTTCGATCGTGATCGTTCTGCTTTATCTGGTTTCTCAGCTGGTAGGCGCTGGAAAGCTGGTGGAATTGCTGTTCGGTTTCGATTACACCGCAGCTGTGCTGCTCGTCGGTACGCTAATGGTCATCTATGTTTTCTTTGGCGGGATGCTGGCAACCACCTGGATTCAGATCATCAAGGCAGTCTTATTGCTGACTGGCTGTGTCTTCATGGCTTTCATGGTCTTGTCCGAATTCGGATTCAGCCTGAACCAGCTGTTCACTCAAGCTACCCAAGTGCATCCATCCCATGTAGCAATCATGAGTCCAGGAGGGCTGATTACTGACCCTGTGTCTGCGATTTCCCTGGGGCTGGCATTAGTCTTCGGTACGGCAGGTCTTCCACATATTCTCATGCGGTTCTTCACCGTCGGTAACGTCAAGGCTGCGCGCCAAAGTATTCTTTATGCCACCGGTCTTGTCGGCATAGGGTACGCACTGATCGTCATCATCGGTTTCGGCACCATCGCCCTGGTTGCCAGCAATCCTGCCTATCATGATGCGTCAGGTGGAATATTGGGTGGCGTTAATATGGTTGCGATTCACCTCGCACATAACGTCGGCGGCAATGTCTTCCTCGGGTTTATGTGTGCGGTATCGTTCTCGACAATATTGGCAGTAGTGGCAGGGTTGACCCTTGCGGGCTCGTCTGCCGTTTCTCATGATCTTTATGCACATGCCTTGCGCCGTGGTACCGCAAGCGACCGTGAAGAAATGCGCGTCTCTCGTGTTACAACCATCGTGCTGGGTGTGTTGTCGATTCTGCTGGCGATTGCTTTCGAGAAACAGAACATCGCATTTATTGTGAGCTTAACGTTCTCCATCGCCGCAAGTTCCAATTTTCCAGTGCTGTTGTTGTCGATTTACTGGAAGGGTTTAACGACGCGTGGCGCCGTGATTGGCGGATCGTTGGGGCTGGTGTCTGCAATTACCCTGTGCATTCTCAGTCCTACTGTTTGGGTCAAGATTCTCCATCATCAGCAAGCCTGGTTCCCGTATGAATACCCGGCCCTGTTCTCAATGGCTGTCGCATTTATCGGTATTTTCTGGTTCTCCATTACTGATCGTTCCGCCAGCGCCGTAGTTGAACGCAGTCGATTCGAAAATCAGTTGGTCGATACGGAGCTGGGTACGCCGGCAACATGGAAGGCGCAACTTAAAGCTGATTAAGCCAGGTGATGGCTGTCTGCATTAAATAACTACAAGTTTCTGCATGAAAGTGTAGCTCCTGCAACGCTGGTCGCGAGAAGTTTATTTTTAATAAGCGAACTATGGTTTGGCTGTGTGCTTCTCGCGCACCATAAGCTGTCGGAATACCTACGTCTGGAAAGTCGCTTAATAGTTCATACAAAAATAACAATTTAAACTTGGGTGAAAATAAATGAAGTGTACTTTAGCTGTGGCGGCAGCCATATGTGTATTGGCGCAGCAAGCCCATGCGGCTGGTTTTGTCGATGATAGTAAGGCTGCGATTAAACTGCGTAATTTCTATATCAATAGCGATTACCGAGACTCGGCAACACCCGCTCAGAAAGCAGCCAACCAGAGTTATCAAGCGGAGTGGGGGCAAGCCTTTCAACTCGAGTTCATCTCGGGTTATACCCCGGGGCCTGTAGGTTTTGGTGTTGATGCGTTGGGCATGCTGGGCGTCAGGCTGGATTCAAGCGCCGGTAAACATGGCAATCCGACGGGCACGAACTACGGTGGCGTGGTATTTCCAAGTGACGGCGACCATGCGGTTGACGATTTCTCCAACTTGGGGCTGACCGGGAAAATGAAAATATCCAAGACCGAACTGAAGCTTGGAACTCTGGTCCCAAAACTGCCGGTGATCTTCAGCAATGACGGGCGTTTGTTGCCTCAAACCTGGCAAGGAACCCAGGTTTCTTCGGCCGACATCAAAGACCTGACCTTGATCGGTGGGCAAATTGAAGAGGTGAAGGGGCGCAACTCCAGCAACAATGAAAATATGTCCATTGCAGGCGCCAATAATGCAGTCACTGGCCGCTTCAGTAATAAATTCATTTACGCCGGTGGCGATTACAAGCTGACTAAAGATCTAACCTTGCAGTACTACTACGGCAATCTCAAAGATTTTTATAAGCAGAATTTTCTT contains:
- a CDS encoding DUF485 domain-containing protein, with translation MEHAYPQDGGSALSAEQVDNAIQNPILENPEFRALVKQRRIFSWSMTALMLAVYFGFILSLAFIPARLGTPIIEGQPMTWGVPIGFGMLAFTILLVAVYVWRTNTCYDPKIKTIIRSFNK
- a CDS encoding TetR/AcrR family transcriptional regulator, giving the protein MQDSKNVDENEPGKSKDSASLVKSTTRRLSPEVREKQIVQKAIEHFATCGFSGSTRELARQLDVTQPLLYRYFPSKEALIDRVYDEVYQWDTSWEAMIKDRSEPLQSRLVRFYTSYAGVILRREWIRIFVFAGLTREGINDRYLAKLRERVFIPVIAEIRHAHGLAPSSGETINDKELELIWSLHASIFYIGVRKWIYDLPVTEDIDALIEQMVDAFLNGSPHVLQQVDNDLGEKPGLN
- a CDS encoding OprD family porin codes for the protein MKCTLAVAAAICVLAQQAHAAGFVDDSKAAIKLRNFYINSDYRDSATPAQKAANQSYQAEWGQAFQLEFISGYTPGPVGFGVDALGMLGVRLDSSAGKHGNPTGTNYGGVVFPSDGDHAVDDFSNLGLTGKMKISKTELKLGTLVPKLPVIFSNDGRLLPQTWQGTQVSSADIKDLTLIGGQIEEVKGRNSSNNENMSIAGANNAVTGRFSNKFIYAGGDYKLTKDLTLQYYYGNLKDFYKQNFLGLIHNWAIGPGVLTSDVRYFNSKDDGANGHDPAYFTTGYYGGNTLKGKVDNDLYSGLFTYAVAGHTFGAGYEVSDGKSDFPYLNQGDGPTTYTITEMQVQKFVRAGEKSWQARYYFDFAKLGLPGATAGVVYVKGNDINTVASSNSSEWERDITLAYVVQSGPFKGLGVMWKNAMVRNNIPNARQQDENRVIINYQLALF
- a CDS encoding DsbA family protein; translation: MSAATLHYVYDPFCGWCYGAAPMITAATTIPGLEIQAHGVGMLSGDKSKFVSGEWRDFVRPHEARITAFSKQTFADAYVQGVLDHENVYLDSSPPIAAMMTAQQLSGRGIEMLKRLQVAYYQEGRAIAERGVIADIAGELGFESDRFMAAFDSVTADSLQDHLERSNGMLEALNARGFPAFALEIDGEMEVLAMGHYLSRPTLFKTDIESRLAK
- a CDS encoding LysR family transcriptional regulator encodes the protein MDKLLALKMFVQAVDSKGFSSAARQLGLATSSVTRMIDGLEAELGAVLLNRSTRQISLSDAGAAYYLKAREVLNAVAEADASVTDRGEVPAGHLRISVPVALGRRLIAPHIAALLKRYPQLVLDMTLSDDIVELLGERVDLSIRLGSAAAMDGVVSRPVGHFSRRVVASSEYLNVHGFPEHPMDLMQHECMRFSYGQKQQVWSFLKSGEKTRVPIEGRFKSNNAEVLREVALAGGGVALLPDWLVNDDIGSGHLTSLFESFVVNPNDASSVISALYLPNHRGSRRVNAFIDFISELLGPEGLPVS
- a CDS encoding methyl-accepting chemotaxis protein, with the translated sequence MTLSLRSKVILLTIIPGLLLAAVISGITFWVLQKLASEEVEQTRDLLINERKTSLKHYMEIAQASIQPIYDASKNGDSDARDQAVKILRTLSFAKQNYFYGYDSSSVRVFSANLNTDIGKSFIDSKDTNGVYVIRGLVEAAKTGTHFFRYDWQTPVSPKPTPKLGYTVYLEKWDLIVGTQVNLDDLEVQVQAIASERYERIGQYTAYILFLAVCVLLLVALIGIWLGNSIVKPLLAIKKNLDDIAAGDGDLTHRLPVSSNDELGDLAHSFNLFVEKIHNLVRQIVEMTGQLTALVEDMSAQAQRSEQAMDRQRQETDQVATAIHEMSTAAHQVSVSAQGASQAARETSDVGGQARDVVNKSIESIHSLIEEIGQSSSSLDSLNKDVQLIAGVVDVIRSIAEQTNLLALNAAIEAARAGDAGRGFAVVADEVRALASRTQKSTQEIHGMISLLQKGTQDAMITMGRSSETGRTTGELANQAGLSLDAISQLIYTINDMNAQIASASEEQTAVAEEVNRSMTHISLAADVVAGDAKDGAITSRSLSELGNRLGRLISQFRI
- a CDS encoding FAD binding domain-containing protein — translated: MINTLNKSRAIVVGGSLGGLFAANMLLRKGWDVEVFERVPDELAGRGAGIVTHPELFEAMAAAGIPLDASVGINVLSRVTLAQDGDVVLENALPQTLTAWGKMYQVLRAAFPDSLYRCGGSVISVESTDTHASVTLADGTTHQADVIIAADGFRSTIRQHFLPDVHLQYAGYIAWRGLVDESALSDSAHAALFDKFAFCLPPHEQILGYPVAGHSNSTLVGERRYNFVWYRTSDDDDLRDLLRDESGKQFEGGIPPALIRRDVLDTMYQSAETLLAPQFAEVVKKAAQPLFQPIYDLEVPKMNFGRVALLGDAAFVARPHCGMGVTKAAGDALAIVEALERHASVEEALADYSEQRCRFGASIVQHARHLGAYMQAQLKSEEEREMAELYRTPEAVMRETAVPVKF
- a CDS encoding MFS transporter: MGVSTSGTATTIQKASMTRGLVLLFAFCCGAIVANIYYAQPIISLIAPDIGMSSGHASLIVSLTQIGYALGLFFLVPLADLVENRRLMIATIVITIFSLVAAGLARQPSVFLVVSALIGFSSVSVQMLIPLAAHLAPEESRGRVVGGIMGGLLLGILLARPLSSLIADHLGWRAVFIGAAALMLIISIVIGMTMPKWQPAHRASYGQLLMSLGQLFCREPVLRQRALYQGLMFASFSLFWTAVPLVLSREFGLTQSQIAMFSLVGAIGAVAAPISGRLADAGHTRRASQLAMVLGVVSFLPAFINPFYGVIGLAVTGVALDFAVQMNMVLGQRAVYALGTANRGRLNALYMISIFVGGAIGSSVTSSLYEHASWLAIAAVGSALSLVALIAFSIVSHRAGQVH
- a CDS encoding cation acetate symporter, with amino-acid sequence MKRLLIAVSAILASVAVYAADAPGTVHKHNPIAIGMFLAFVIFTLFVTRWAARKNNSVADHYAAGGKITGFQNGWAIAGDYMSAASLLGISALVFTSGFDGLIYSIGFLASWPIILFLIAEPLRNLGRYTLADVLSYRLKQRPIRAFAASSSIVIVLLYLVSQLVGAGKLVELLFGFDYTAAVLLVGTLMVIYVFFGGMLATTWIQIIKAVLLLTGCVFMAFMVLSEFGFSLNQLFTQATQVHPSHVAIMSPGGLITDPVSAISLGLALVFGTAGLPHILMRFFTVGNVKAARQSILYATGLVGIGYALIVIIGFGTIALVASNPAYHDASGGILGGVNMVAIHLAHNVGGNVFLGFMCAVSFSTILAVVAGLTLAGSSAVSHDLYAHALRRGTASDREEMRVSRVTTIVLGVLSILLAIAFEKQNIAFIVSLTFSIAASSNFPVLLLSIYWKGLTTRGAVIGGSLGLVSAITLCILSPTVWVKILHHQQAWFPYEYPALFSMAVAFIGIFWFSITDRSASAVVERSRFENQLVDTELGTPATWKAQLKAD
- a CDS encoding VOC family protein: MQVLKLAHYSIRSFDLEKSSRFYERVLGFTPGYRPPFDFPGVWLYMGGDEEDFGTVHIIGIDPSNPEGLKNYLGDKEIPLTGTGTVDHIAFLVTGLVAFWSVFKAEGIAWRDRTVPSLGLHQVFIEDPSGVTIELNFPASEIEAVGSYASHVADTVGERP